The following proteins come from a genomic window of Synechococcus sp. BIOS-E4-1:
- a CDS encoding NAD(P)/FAD-dependent oxidoreductase gives MTSIAVIGGGPMGLAVAYELCLQGHAPVLFEADDRLGGMAASFDFDGLQLERYYHFHCLSDHAFFEILEELNLSDQLFWRQTSMGFFFNNRLYSWGSVGSVLSFRHLPLLTRFRYLLHAARCLTIRDWRHLDSITATRWLRKWLGERGYQLLWYKLFAFKFFQFSDQISAAWIWSRVRRLGQSRKKLKETLGFLKGGSQQLVDALEASIRNRGGEIRCNSPVQSIQPGPEGGAKLQTPDHAQHFDRVISTVPLPLVAPMLETGGTKPELVNRYSSQPSVACACVVFQTSRAITGNFWTNVNDDRFAIPGVIEMSNLRPLSPHVSYVPFYIPADHPDYQRNNQAFIDDAWDCLKAINPDLRDEHRLASHCSRYRFAQPVCRINFQATLPPLEPYPGVITADTTVYYPEDRGISESVGYGRSLARRALANAAAAAP, from the coding sequence ATGACATCCATCGCTGTGATTGGTGGCGGCCCCATGGGGCTGGCTGTTGCCTATGAACTTTGTCTTCAAGGTCATGCTCCAGTGCTATTCGAAGCCGATGACCGCTTAGGTGGAATGGCCGCCAGCTTTGACTTTGATGGTCTTCAGTTGGAGCGTTATTACCACTTTCACTGCCTCAGCGACCATGCGTTCTTCGAAATTCTGGAAGAGCTCAATCTCAGCGATCAGCTTTTCTGGCGACAAACCAGCATGGGATTCTTCTTTAACAATCGCCTCTATTCCTGGGGATCAGTTGGAAGTGTGTTGTCATTTCGCCACCTGCCCCTGCTGACCCGATTCCGTTACTTACTCCACGCAGCCCGATGTCTCACCATCCGTGACTGGAGACATCTTGATTCAATCACAGCCACAAGATGGCTGCGCAAATGGCTTGGTGAGCGTGGATATCAGCTGCTTTGGTATAAACTTTTCGCCTTCAAATTCTTCCAATTTAGTGATCAGATTTCCGCAGCCTGGATCTGGAGCCGAGTCCGCCGACTGGGGCAATCCCGCAAGAAGCTGAAAGAAACCCTTGGTTTCTTGAAAGGTGGGTCCCAACAACTAGTGGATGCCCTGGAAGCCTCCATCCGAAACCGCGGTGGTGAGATCCGTTGCAATTCACCAGTGCAATCGATCCAGCCCGGCCCTGAAGGTGGCGCCAAGTTGCAGACACCCGACCATGCTCAACACTTTGATCGAGTGATTTCAACGGTGCCATTGCCCTTGGTCGCACCCATGCTCGAAACCGGAGGGACGAAGCCCGAGCTCGTGAACCGCTACAGCAGTCAACCCTCCGTGGCCTGCGCCTGCGTGGTGTTTCAGACCAGTCGCGCAATCACAGGCAATTTCTGGACGAACGTCAATGATGACCGTTTTGCCATTCCGGGAGTCATCGAAATGAGCAACCTGCGGCCGTTATCACCCCATGTGAGCTACGTGCCTTTCTATATCCCGGCCGATCACCCTGATTACCAGCGAAACAACCAAGCCTTCATCGACGATGCCTGGGATTGCCTCAAAGCCATCAATCCCGATTTGCGAGATGAGCATCGACTGGCAAGCCATTGCAGCAGGTACCGCTTCGCCCAACCGGTTTGCCGCATCAACTTTCAAGCCACACTGCCACCCCTGGAGCCATACCCCGGAGTGATCACCGCAGACACCACCGTCTATTACCCAGAAGACCGAGGCATCAGTGAGAGCGTTGGCTATGGACGATCGCTGGCGCGTCGTGCGCTGGCCAACGCCGCGGCAGCCGCGCCATGA
- a CDS encoding NAD-dependent epimerase/dehydratase family protein has translation MKIFIPGGAGLVGLNLIARLQENHPDWHLIVVDKKGEAVAIAQDLFPKVTFIEEDLCCLEGQDWPHQLQGCSACVMLQAEIGNTDSSQFERNNVQSTITVLKALKHHPVPRLIHISSSVVNSVATDLYTSTKRRQEELVREARPDAVVLRPTLMFGWFDRKHLGWLARFMHKLPVFPIPGSGRFIRQPLYVGDFCRLIERCLESPELRGSYDITGLEKVSYISLMRQLRRAVRARTLMIHLPIPLFGFLLQCWAFISRQPAFTRSQLKALTAGDEFDVIDWPGIFRVTPTPLAEALRITYQDARYSQLEMPF, from the coding sequence ATGAAGATCTTCATTCCCGGCGGTGCCGGACTCGTCGGCCTCAATCTGATCGCCAGGCTGCAAGAAAATCACCCAGATTGGCATTTAATTGTGGTCGACAAAAAAGGTGAAGCTGTTGCGATCGCGCAGGATTTATTTCCAAAGGTCACCTTTATTGAGGAAGACCTATGTTGCCTAGAGGGACAGGATTGGCCTCACCAACTTCAAGGCTGTTCAGCCTGCGTGATGCTCCAAGCTGAAATTGGCAACACCGACAGCAGCCAGTTTGAACGCAACAACGTGCAAAGCACGATCACGGTGCTGAAAGCCCTCAAACATCATCCGGTCCCAAGGCTCATCCACATCAGTAGTTCTGTGGTCAACTCCGTGGCGACAGACCTGTACACCAGCACGAAACGACGACAGGAGGAGTTAGTGCGCGAAGCCCGGCCGGATGCTGTTGTTCTGCGTCCCACCCTGATGTTCGGCTGGTTTGACCGGAAGCACCTGGGCTGGCTTGCACGGTTCATGCACAAACTGCCCGTGTTTCCCATTCCCGGATCTGGACGATTCATTCGCCAGCCCCTCTACGTCGGAGATTTCTGCCGTTTGATCGAACGCTGCCTTGAATCTCCCGAATTACGCGGCAGCTATGACATCACCGGATTGGAGAAAGTGAGTTACATCAGCTTGATGCGTCAGCTGAGACGTGCTGTTCGGGCTCGCACCTTGATGATTCATCTGCCGATCCCTCTGTTCGGATTTCTCCTTCAATGCTGGGCATTCATCTCCAGACAGCCTGCCTTCACCCGATCTCAACTCAAGGCGCTGACGGCTGGCGATGAATTTGATGTCATCGACTGGCCAGGCATCTTTCGAGTCACACCAACACCCTTAGCTGAGGCACTAAGGATCACGTATCAAGATGCTCGTTATTCCCAACTGGAGATGCCGTTCTAA
- a CDS encoding FAD-binding oxidoreductase: MTSCLPAKEQSLTGWGCTDATNAEVVRPERLDQISHLLQNAPPRSVISRGLGRAYGNPAQCEAGSVIDLSQFNHIQLDSENGTLLAGSGASLDAILQVIVPAGFFLPVTPGTRFVTVGGAIAADVHGKNHHREGSFANHVLEVRLLDGEGHEHLLTPNNPTTSAAFWATCGGMGLTGVIVEARFQLIPITTSLISVDTQRYGDLENLMAAMVEGDDHYRYSVAWVDSLHGPGRGVLTRGDHANLDQWKDQNSASDNPLFYDPKALGTAPSLLPGGLLNNWTVRAFNEAWFRKAPRSRQGELQAITPFFHPLDGVNNWNRIYGPSGFLQYQFVVPDSAGDLVSRCLGALRKIGAPSFLTVLKRFGEANQGPLSFPMPGWTLAADVPAAVPGLMETLDELDQLVADAGGRLYLAKDSRQSAAMFARSYPGLEAWKRERDQLDPRHVFESDLSRRLAI, translated from the coding sequence ATGACCAGCTGCCTTCCAGCAAAGGAACAATCCCTCACTGGGTGGGGTTGCACAGATGCCACCAACGCCGAAGTGGTGCGACCGGAACGTCTTGATCAAATCAGCCATTTGCTCCAGAACGCACCGCCTCGCAGCGTGATCAGCCGCGGGCTGGGTCGCGCCTACGGCAATCCCGCACAGTGCGAAGCAGGCTCTGTGATTGATCTGTCCCAGTTCAACCACATCCAGCTTGACTCCGAAAACGGAACCCTATTGGCAGGAAGTGGCGCCAGTCTTGACGCCATCCTCCAGGTGATCGTTCCTGCTGGCTTCTTCTTACCGGTGACCCCTGGAACTCGTTTCGTCACCGTGGGTGGCGCGATCGCAGCCGATGTGCATGGAAAAAATCATCACCGCGAAGGAAGCTTCGCGAACCATGTGTTGGAAGTGAGGTTGTTAGACGGTGAAGGGCATGAACACCTGCTGACCCCCAACAACCCAACCACTTCCGCTGCTTTCTGGGCCACCTGCGGTGGGATGGGACTCACTGGGGTGATTGTTGAAGCACGCTTTCAGCTCATCCCTATCACGACATCGCTCATCAGCGTGGACACGCAGCGATATGGAGATCTCGAAAACCTGATGGCAGCCATGGTTGAGGGCGACGACCATTACCGCTACAGCGTGGCCTGGGTCGACAGCTTGCATGGACCAGGCCGAGGTGTACTGACACGGGGGGATCACGCCAACCTGGATCAATGGAAAGACCAGAATTCAGCCAGCGATAACCCTCTTTTTTATGACCCAAAAGCTTTAGGGACTGCGCCATCACTGTTACCGGGGGGCCTCCTCAACAATTGGACCGTTAGAGCTTTCAACGAAGCTTGGTTCCGAAAAGCGCCGCGAAGCAGACAGGGAGAACTACAGGCCATCACGCCGTTTTTTCATCCTTTAGACGGGGTGAACAACTGGAACCGCATTTATGGTCCTAGTGGATTTCTCCAGTACCAGTTCGTGGTGCCAGACAGTGCTGGAGACCTTGTGAGTCGCTGTCTCGGTGCCTTGCGCAAAATCGGTGCTCCAAGTTTCTTGACTGTGCTGAAACGCTTCGGTGAAGCCAATCAAGGTCCTTTGTCCTTTCCAATGCCCGGATGGACTTTGGCGGCAGACGTCCCAGCGGCAGTTCCAGGCCTGATGGAAACTCTCGACGAGCTGGATCAACTGGTTGCTGATGCCGGTGGTCGTCTCTACCTCGCAAAGGATTCCAGGCAATCCGCCGCGATGTTCGCCCGCTCTTATCCCGGTCTTGAAGCCTGGAAACGAGAGCGAGACCAATTGGATCCACGCCATGTGTTCGAGTCCGACCTCTCTCGCCGTCTGGCGATCTGA
- a CDS encoding SDR family NAD(P)-dependent oxidoreductase — protein MTFSSAWILGSTSTTAKAIITELARQGCSRFHLIARNQQHNEQLAQTLRSDHPGVDVTTDSVDLASPKPIEPPEPFDLYLITAGVMGDAEQARVDSDQAQWITQVNFTGLIPWLTAIVSEERIQQPGALWVFSSVAADRGRPSNYHYGAAKAGLTRFCEGLLLRCQGHPFAVRILKAGFITSPMTEGKAPPLLCTAPETIAKDLLRHPQRRGIEYIPWWWDPVMKLVRRLPAPLASKL, from the coding sequence ATGACCTTTTCATCAGCCTGGATTCTAGGCAGCACCAGCACAACAGCCAAAGCGATCATCACTGAGCTCGCCCGTCAAGGCTGCAGTCGATTTCATCTGATTGCCCGCAACCAGCAACACAATGAGCAGTTGGCCCAAACACTGAGATCAGATCACCCCGGTGTCGATGTCACCACCGATTCAGTGGATCTAGCCTCGCCCAAGCCCATCGAGCCTCCCGAACCATTTGATCTTTACCTGATCACAGCGGGCGTCATGGGGGATGCCGAACAAGCTCGCGTCGACAGCGATCAAGCCCAATGGATCACTCAGGTGAATTTCACCGGTCTCATCCCCTGGCTGACGGCGATTGTCTCCGAAGAAAGGATTCAACAGCCGGGAGCTCTTTGGGTCTTCTCTTCCGTCGCCGCTGATCGCGGCAGGCCTTCGAACTACCACTACGGCGCCGCTAAGGCAGGATTGACGCGTTTCTGCGAGGGTCTCCTTCTTCGCTGTCAGGGCCATCCCTTTGCTGTGCGCATTCTCAAAGCGGGCTTCATCACATCCCCGATGACGGAGGGCAAAGCTCCGCCTTTGCTCTGCACTGCACCAGAAACAATCGCTAAAGACCTCCTGCGTCACCCGCAACGTCGGGGAATTGAATACATCCCCTGGTGGTGGGATCCCGTGATGAAACTCGTCCGTCGACTACCAGCTCCATTGGCTTCCAAACTCTGA